The DNA window TAGGTGGGCTATTTTTCAACCGCCCTCAGGGCGCGATCGAGCCGCCTACCCGGTACACTTTACGACCGCCGTCTACAGTCGGCGTATCGTCTGGCGTTCCTGTCCATGACAGGTGAGTCAGGGATTCTCCTCAGAGATACATCACCCTACGGCCTCAGGTTGGACGCTTCCTTCGTCAAGGCTGCGCCGTAGAGAAAAGTCACGCCGGCTACATGTGACCAGACCAAGAGAAGTATTACAGATGATACGGAGCCATAGAGCAAACTACGTTGACTGGCGATATTGGCGAACCAGAAGAAGGAGTACTTGGCTAGCTCAAAGATGATGACGGTTACAATCCCTCCAAATGTTGCATCGCTCCAGGCAACCTCTCTGTTGGGAAGGTACCGGTACACTACGATAAAGACTATCGCCGCTATTAAGAATGGTGTGAGGACTGACGCAACCTTAGCGACAAGGAAAAGGAACTCGTCAAGTGGGACGCCAACCGTTGGTAGATCTTCCAGCACGTTGAGAGAGACCTGCAGGACAATCGTCAGGCCAACCGATGTTAGAAAGAGCAGAACACCAAGAAAAACTATCCCAAACGTTGACACCGTTACGTCGATCATCCGACGCGGATCGCAATCAAATACCCGGTTTACACCACGGTTTGCAGCCATGAATAGGCCCTGGGCCCCGAACAGCATGGCGCCAATCGCGATCAAACTTGCGAATAGTCGTGCTTCGAAGAGATGGTCAATTGCCTCTTCAAGAAAGTCCTTAGAACTTGGAAAGTAGAAGACGACTACTTCCGCAACGGTCGACCTTATAACGGATGCCTCGATGAAGCTGGACAGGCCTACGATCACCAGCGCGACCAGTGGGAACAGTGCAAGCAGCATGTAGTACGCCAGGGCTGCGCCAGTATCCAGTCCATTCAACGATAACAGCGTTTTGACGGCCCGCCACATTGCGACCCCTCTCCAGGAGTGGGGCCGGTCCCTCATCTCGTCTGACAGCTCGGACAGCGCGTCTGTAATTGAGTCCCTGATTGTAGGCGTTAGCCTGCTAATCGGGGCGTCTATCACAGCCATGATTTCGATACGAACGGCGTCACCGGTCTCGGTTCCCAGTTTGTAGGCGGCCTCGACGCAGCCCTGGGCTGACCCCATGACGGCATCGGTGGATGTCACACCATAGGTTCGCGAAGCCCTGATGACCTCTCGGACGATTGTTCTTGCGACCCAGGTTGGGTCTTCTCCTGATTGAGCGCCACTTGTAAGCAACGAAGAGGCCGTATCCCGTGTCGACTGAAACATATCCCCGGACGTCGCTACAACGCCAATTACGACTCCATGGATCGCTGGCGCGACAACGTCCTGGAATTCGCCCCCTAGTTCCCTTACGGCTTCGACGACACCAGCTGAAGCTTGAGCACTGATATCTTCAGGGTGTACACCGACAGAGGCAGCGCCCAGGATGGCGCCCTCGACAGCCCGCTGGCTCACCTCGGGCATGCTGCCACCCATTTCGGTTGAGCTCCTGACGGCAGCCGAGACAACGTCCTTTACGACGGGCCTGCCAACCCTCGCGACCCTGCCAGTGCTCTCTACGACGCCAATGACTGCGTCTCGTACGAAGCCCGTGGCCTCGCCGGTGATCTCGTCTGTGGCTCGTATCGCGCCATTGACAGCATCTACTGCCACGCTACTCGCGCCGCGGCGGGTGCGATGGAAAACGGATCCTAGACCGAAGAGGCCGGACCGTTTCCGAGGTGAGGGTTCCAGCGTAGGAGGTTGAGGCTCTACGCTGGAGATATCGCTATTTCGATCGCGCGCCAAAAATGGCTCCAAGTTTGTGCGCCTTGTTGAGTATGACATTACGTACGGGTTTGCGCAATGAGCAACTCTGCACGGTGGTGGAATTCACTGTATATAATATCCGAAAGTCATGGCGAATTCCCACGTAGGCGGGGTCTGGCACAAGTGATGCCCCAACCCTCTATCAGATTGCGGCGGTTCCAATTCACACGTCTTCATCAATTCTAAATGACGTGAGGCATGTGGGTTCCATTAAGCACACTTTCGACAGTCCCAGTCAGCGCTATTCCGATGCGTTCCACTGTGTTAACGTCCCAATATATACATAACACACCCCGGGAGCTGGCAATGACTGACGAGATCGACCGAATACTGAGAGAGAGCGAGACGGTGGCCGTGGTGGGGATGTCGCCAAGGCCTGACAGGCCCAGCCACTACGTAGCAAAATACCTCCTTGAGAACGGCTACGACATCATTCCAGTCAATCCAGAGGTCGACGAGGTCTTGGGACTTAAGAGCTATCCCGACCTGAGGTCAATCCCCAGGCATGTCGACCTGGTCGACATCTTCCGACGCTCCAGCCAGGTGCCTCCAATCGTCGACGAGGCAATAGAGATCGGTTCCCAGTTCATCTGGATGCAGGATGGCGTGATTCACGAGGAATCAGCCGCTAAGGCCCGCGAGGCTGGCGCGACGGTCGTAATGGACAATTGCACTCTTCGGGAGCACAGTCGCAGGTTTGGCACTTCCCAGAGTGGTTAGCTGACCAGGACGGACTCCTCGTACAGTTCAAACCGCTGGCGAATCATGTCGCAGGCGAGCTGGAGGCCCTCAAACACCTGCTCCGCGGAGACGTCTGCTGCGAACGCTCCGACAATCGCATCTTCGGTATGGTGCGCACTGATCCTTGCCCTGTATAGCCAGCGTGTGTAGCCTCTGACCCAGTCGGCTAGCACTGGGGAGACCTGCGACTGAAATGCCAGCCTGTCTCCTGAACCTGACGCTTGGGCGACCAGCGTGAATCCAGGTCCGCTGCTCGGGTCGCCAGACTCATTGACTTCGATGTTGAACTCAATTCCTGCCCCATCGAATGGTAGTCGCAGACAGAGGTTTAGGTTTACTTGCTCGGTCATCACTCGATCACTCCAATAGGGATGCTTGCTGTTCAGTAGGCGTGATAGGCAGGTTTTTGGCAGGGTTTATGGGTCTCCGCTCAATGAATGCCAGCCGGCGCTCCTCAGACTCCTCTGTTTCAGGGTAATCGGACGCGTAACGCTCTGTTGGGCTAGGCTGAGCTTCCAGGTACTCTGCCGACTCGTTGAAGGTGATCTTCTGAAGTTGAAGGATCACAGGGCTGTTGTTCTTGATCAGGTTGCAGTACCTGATGGTCTCGTCCCGCAGTTGCTCGTGTGGCACTACGGAGTTGGCCAGCCCCATCTCAAGGGCCTGCTGAGCAGAATACTGCTGAGTGAGCATCCAAATCTCCCTCGCACGTTTCTGCCCTACAACGTGAGCCAAATATCCCACGCCTGCCCCGGATGCTGGGCTCCCCACCCTGGGGCCCGTCTGCCCGAATATGCTCCTCGTGGACGCGACTGTGAAGTCGCACGTATAGGCGAGAATGTTCCCAGACCCGATTGCATACCCATCCACCATGGCGATGACCGGTTTGGGTATATGCTTCACGAGTTCCATGAACAGACCCTCGTCCGTGCCCGAGTATTCAGGGCTCGTCCGGTCCTCCCCCTGGTCCCTTCCTGAACAGAAAGCGTTGGGCCCTGAGCCTGATATGACCACCACACGGACTGACTGGTCATTGCCAGCGTCCTTCAGGGCCACTCCCATCTCATCAGTAGTTCTCCCCCTGATCGCGTTGTAGACTTCCGGACGATTGATCGTAAGCCAGGCTATTCCATCGTCCTTCTCGTAGATGATGTCGGTGAATTTCAATCTTGAACCTCCTTGGACTGTGAGCCCGAACCATACTATCCCAATCCAGACTTCCTGAGAACGGCCCTTGTTGTTAGCCTGGTCAACGCCAAACTATAATCGGCCCATGTTTGTCCGTGACCTTGGGGAGTTCGACCTTATAGACCGCCTTGAGTCGTCGATAAGGTTCAGGAACGATGCGCAAGTTGATCTGCTGCGCAATCTTGGAATTCGAGTGGAGGTCGGCATCGGCGACGATGCGGCAGCCTGGTCTTATCCAGAGTCCAAGGTCGTAGGAACAACTGACGCCATGGTTGAGGACATTCACTTCATCGTTGGCAGAATGCCCTGGCGCGAGCTCGGCTGGAAGGCCCTGGCTTCGAATCTCAGCGACGTCGGTGCTATGGGCTGTTCACCTGCCTTCGCCCTGGTGACGCTTGGGCTCAGAGGGGATCTGCCTGTTGACGGCCTAATCGAAATGTACGGTGGCATGATGGATGTCCTGGAGCTAACAGGAGGAGCGCTGATCGGAGGCGACGTCGTACGCTCCGACACTTTCTTCGTCAGCGTCTCTCTCGAAGGGTTTGCTGAGGCCGGAGCCAATGTTCTCAGACGGAACTGTGCCCAGGCAAGCGACGAAATCGCTGTTACCGGTCATCTGGGATCCTCGGCAGGCGGACTTCGACTCATCCTGGAAGACGGGCTTCGAGATAGAATCGACCCTGCAACGAGCCGGCATCTGGCCACGGCTCACAATCGACCTACGCCAAGAGTCGCGGAGGGTCTTGCTCTCAGGAAGCTCGGTGTAAGGTGCGCCATGGACATAAGTGACGGTCTGACTGCGGACCTGACCAAGGTATGTGTCGCGAGCGGGTTAGGTGCTCGAATAGAGACAGGCAGAATTCCTGCCGATTTGCACTTGAAGTCTGCATTCCCTTTGGACTGGCTGCAGTTGGCCCTGGGGGGAGGAGAGGACTACGAGCTTGTGTTCTGCGCTCCAAGTGCCACGATGGACAGGGTCACCAATGAACTGGGTTCGATCGTCAGCGTAATCGGTAGAATGGTGGGCGACAACCCCAGGGTTACCGTAGTTTCGGACGATGGGACTGAAGTCATCGTGGGGTCAGCAGGATGGGACCACTTTTCGAGTCAAAATGGATAGAGCCACTGTCTGGATAGAGACCGAGTCGAAGTACCGTCCGACAGAGATTATGGGCGATCTTCGGATAGTTGCGGAAACGCTATACTTCCCTATGCGCCTGGTTGGCTTTTGGGACGAGGCCGCTGACACTCATATGTGCCCTGAAACAGAACTTGCGCGGCCGTGCCCGCACAATGTCCCTGAAGACGATCCCTCATTCGTGCCATACACACGCTCGATGGAGCGATTGAAGCAGGCAGTAGTCGAGGTCGTTTTTCCTCATGCCAACGTTCGCATGTTTCTGAGCTGATTGAGACCGCGCTATCAAGACACAGGAGACTGAAATGACGTCACCAACTCAACTTAGAAGCTCCCTCGTCCCCTATGACAAATTCCCCCTCCAGGATCTGCTGAACAGGGCCATCAACAGGGTTCCAGGCAATGTAGCGGTCATTGACGGTGACAATACGTACACCTACTCCCAACTAGGTGAGTATTCCGACAGACTTGCTTCGGCCCTGGTTGGACTGGGTGTAAAGCCGGGTGACCGCGTTGCAATTCTGGCTCCCAACTGTGTGGAATTCGTGATCTCCTTCTACGGCATCGTCAAGGCTGGAGCAATCGTCACCACCGTCAACTCAGGCTACCGTGAGAGGGAGATCGCTCATCAGCTGAACGACAGTGGAGCCGAAACGCTCATTGTTCATCCGGTCCTCAAACCGATGTCTGACGCCGCCCGCAGTGAAACACCTGCTTTGGCTCGCGAGATTGTGATGGAGCCAGACTCATCCGATCCCAACTCATTCTGGGGCATACTCGAGAACGCCTCTCCCGTTCCTCCATCGATACCTGCCGATCCAGTCAACGATGTTGCCGTGCTTCCCTATTCCTCAGGGACGACAGGCCTGTCTAAGGGCGTGATGCTCACTCACTTCAACCTCGTGTCCAACGTCCAGCAGTTCCTGAACCGTAAGGACGAGACATCTGTCATTGGGGCCAATGATGTGCTGCTCACACACTTGCCGCTGTTCCACATCTACGGAATGAACGTCCTGATGAATAGCGCCATAGGTGCTGGCTGCGCTCAGGTGATGATGGGTCGGTTCGACATGGACGAGTTTTTGGGCCTCATGTCTCGCCATCGGGTCTCAGTGCTGTTTACTGTCCCACCGGTGGGACTTGGGCTAACCCAATATCCTGGTGTCGCGGATCACGATCTCTCCTCAGTCAGGGTGGGCTTCTTCGGAGCAGCACCTCTGTCAGCAGAGATGCAACTGCGCATCCAGGATGTAATGGGATTCCCGATCATCCAGGGATACGGAATGACCGAGGCATCCCCGGTTACCCATGCAGACTTCCTCGAGCCACACCTGACCAGACACGGTTCTATCGGACCCGCCCTGCCTGATACGGAGCAGAAGGTCGTCGATGTAGAAACCGGCGAGACTGAATTGCCTCCCAATGAAGCGGGCGAGCTAATGGTCCGTGGGCCCCAGGTAATGAAGGGCTACTACAACAATCCACAGGCGACCCGCGAAACTCTCACTGAAGATGGCTGGCTGCACACCGGCGACATCGTCAGAATGGACCCCGACGGCTACGTCTGGGTACTCGACCGACTCAAGGAACTGATCAAGTACAAGGGCTTCCAGGTCCCGCCCGCTGAGCTAGAGGGCGTGCTCCTTGAGCACCCAGGAATTGCAGACGCAGCGGTCATAGGCAAGGATGACCTGGAGTCGGGCGAGATTCCAAAGGCGTTCGTGGTCACCACACCCGGCACTGAGATCTCTGCCGAGGATGTCATGAGCTTCGTCGCCGAACGCGTCGCGACATTCAAGCACGTACGTGAGGTCGAGTTTATCGACGCAGTGCCGAAAAACCCTTCGGGCAAGATCCTGCGAAGGAACCTGGTCGAACTCGAACGCAGCCGTTCATAGCTCCACGATGCTCGAGTGCACGATGTTGGATACTTGATCCAGCCGCGCGCTGTGCCACGGCTCGGGCGCCATGCAGTTGGTCAGGTAGCTAAACGACACGCCCGACTCTGGGTCGGCCCAAGAGTAGGACGTTCCGGCCCCGCCGTGCCCATAAGTGGCTGGCGAGGCAAGCGTCCCGAGTCCCCTGATGGTGGGCGTGAGCCCTCTGACGTGAGGACCCATACCTCGGTGCATTGGCATACCCATGTTCTCGTCGACGCGGTCGCCAGTGTGATTACGTGCCGCGAACTGGATCGTCCTCGGAGCCAAGACCCTGTTGCCGTCCAGTACGCCACCTGCAAGCAGCATCTGGTAAAACGTGGCGAGGCCTGTCGCAGTGCCATAGCCCCCACCGCCGGGTACGCCTGCCGCACGCCAAGCCCGGGTATTTCGCGCTGACTTCACCATGGAATCATCCTTGTACTCGTGAATGTCTGCGCAGCGACTGTCGGCTTTCTCACTCACCCCTACGAAGATCTGGTCATCCAGTCCGATGGGTTCCAGCAGTGTAGACCGGATGTGGTCGCGATAGTCCCTTCCGGTTATTGCCTCTATGACAACCGCCGCAACCCAGTGGGCGGCCAGTCCGTGGTAGTGGACCTTTGAGCCTGGTGTCCACTCCAGTCTGAAGTCTGAAACTACACTTCTCAGCATTTCGTGGTCGTCCCAAGCCTCTTCAGGCACTTCGGCAGACGGAAACCCTCCCTGGTGCGAAATTACCTCGAAGAGGGTAATGTCCCCTTTGCCGTTGGCAGCAAACTCGGGAACATGGTCGCTGATCTTGTCTGCGAATCGTAGCTCTCCAGATTCGACGAGCTGCCACAGTGCGGCAGTGACAATGACCTTGGTTTGCGAGAACATCAGCCAAAGAGTGTCCTCTTCAGCCAGTTCATCAGCGGGACCGACCTTCGAACGTCCGAAAGTCCTGCTCTTCACCAACCTTCCGTTCCTTGCTACTGCTATCTGTGCACCCGGATACCGCCCTTCAGAGATGTGCATCCCGATCAGCCGGTCAAGTCTGGATAGTCGCTCAGAGTCCAGCCCAGCGGACTCGGGACTTGCAGTTGGCAATATGGGCCTTAGAGTCGTGGTTGCCATTTCGAATCTCCTTGAATGGTTGACCTCGTCTTTCGGCAATTCTACACTTCGCGTCAATCGAAGGAGACAGAGCATTTGGTCGACATGTCCGTCCCCGGCAGTATAGATCCACTTTACGTAGATCTATACGAGTTGACTATGGCCCAGGCGTATCTGCAGAGCGGCCAGATCGGACATGCCACGTTCAGCCTGTACTTCCGTAACTTCCCACAAAACAGGACCTACTACGTATTCTGTGGCCTGGAGTCGGTTATCAGCTACCTGGAGAATCTCAAGTTCTCGGAGTCAGACCTGGAAGTATTGGAAGAGTTGGGCCTGTTCGATGGCATTCTGCTCGACTACCTGTCGTCTTTTGAATTCACTGGCTCTGTTCGGGCGATGAGGGAGGGAGAAGTCTTTTTCCCCAACGAACCTGTTATTGAGGTATCAGGGCCAATAATAGAGTGCCAGATCGCAGAGACATTTCTCATAAACCAGGTCAACCTGGAGTCCATGCTGGCAACCAAGGCTGCGCGAGTGGTGGAGGCTGCTGACGGACGACAGGTTGTAGACTTTGCATCACGTCGCACCCATGGACTTGACGCAGGACTGAAGCTGGCCCGTGCCTCTTACATCGCTGGGTTCGACGGCACCAGTAATGTTCGCGCCGCGTCAGATTACGCCATACCAGCGGTGGGCACGATGGCACACTCGTACATATCCACGTTCGACTCAGAGGTCACCGCATTCAGCAACTACGCCGAGTCGTTTCCAGACTCGAGCACATTCCTGGTTGACACATACGATACGCTCGAAGGCGTTCGCAGCGCGATCCAAGTCGCGCAGAAGATGCACGCACTAGGCAGCAACCTGAGAGCCATAAGGCTGGATAGCGGTGACATGGCCACGCTATCCCAACAGGCACGTGAGATGTTGGATGAGGCCGGCCTGCAGAACGTTCGCATTCTTGCAAGCAGCGGTTTGGACGAATATTCAGTATCAGACCTAGTGAGCTCCGGGGCACGCATTGACGGGTTCGGTGTTGGGACACGGGTCGGCGCATCTGCCGATGCACCGTTCACGGACTTCGTCTACAAGCTAGTCGAATACGAAGGCAGGCCGATGATTAAGCTAAGCGAGGGCAAGGTGTCGCTACCGGGTCCCAAGCAGGTCTTCAGGATGTACGATGGCGAGGGTATGTTCGATCACGACGTGATTACTCATGCTAACCTGACTACAGACAAGCAAGAGTCGCGCCAACTTCTTTACGAGGTGATGGAAAACGGTCGGCCGAAGGCCGCCCTTCCCGACCTTAATGCCATCCGTCAGTATCACAGAGGACAAGTCCAAAGACTCCCGCCTGCACTACTTGGCCCGACATCGGATGCAACCTATCGTGTTGAGATATCAGAACAACTCAACGCGCTGTCCGAGCAGTTGGAAAGCGGCGGGCGGTAACGACTTCAATTCGACCGCTGGTAATTACCATCTAAGATAATAACAAGAAAGCGAGACTAATCAATGGCCAGATTACCCTACGTCAACCGAGACATGCTGACAGGCACGGCAGTCGACACATACGACCGGATAGCCGAAACTCGGGGGTCCATCGAACCTGACACGCCCATGCCAAACTCGTTCCGTGTGCTGCTCAACAACCCTGAAGCCGCAGCCGCAGTCGGACAATTAGGGGAGTACCTGCGCCTCAACTCGTCGTTGGATCCAGTAGTCCGTGAGATTGCTATCCTCTCAGTCGCCCAACAGACTGGGAGCGGGTATGAATGGGCGCATCACGAGCCAGTGGCGCGAGCCGTCGGAGTCAGGCCAGTTGTTATCGAGGGCATTCACTCAGGTCGCGCACCGATGGGACTGCCGGCTAAAGAAGGTGTTTTCGCCCAAGCTGCCAAGGAGCTTGTGGACGGAGGTAACCTCACGGAACACACCTTCCAGGCCATAGAACATCTGCTGGGCCCTTCTGGGGTCGTGGACTTCATAGTCCTGGTCGGCTACTACGCCATGCTCGCGACTGCACTTCGAGCATTGGGCGTCGACGTCGAAGAGGAACTTGGTTCGGACTGAATGCCCTATTCTGCAGCCCCGGAATCCCGCATCCCTGCTACCTGCTCCTGTGAGTATCCGAGCTCCCCGAGAATCTCGCTTGTATGCTGACCAACGGTTGAACCGAGGTACCTTACTGAGCCCGGTGTATCGGACAGCTTCGGTCCGATACCGACCTGCCTGACCGTCACCCCATCAATCTCTCCGGCCTCCAACACCATTTCCCGGTGCAGGTTCTGAGCGTCCGTAACGACCTCGTCGAGCGAGCTGACCTTCGCAACCGCGATGTTGTCTACCACTGAGAGCAGTTCCCACCACTCGTCGCGGTCCTTTCCGGCAAACACTGACGCTAGCTCAGACTTCACAAACTCCGACCTGTCGCCATCGAACTGCCCTTCTATGAGGTCTTCCCTGCCAAGTGTTCGACATAGGGTCGACCAGAACCACGGTTCAATACAGCCAACGCTGATGTACCGTCCGTCTCTGCACCTGTACACGTTGTAGTAAGGTGCGCCGCCGTTCAGTCCCATCTCCCCTCTGGCTGGAACAACTCCCGTCCCAAAGTACTCAGATAGCAGCGAAGCCAGCATGTAAGTCACGCCGTCGGACATCGCGATGTCCACATACTGTCCCTTCCCCGTATGTTGACGAGCCATCAGTGCCGCGAGGATGGCCATAGCCGCATGTAGTCCCCCGCCCGCGTAGTCGGCGATGATGTTGTATGGGATAACAGGCGGTCCACTGTCGGTTCCGATGACTCCAAGCGCTCCGCCAACAGAGATGTAGTTGATGTCGTGCCCGACCATGTTCGAATATGGTCCGTCCTGCCCATAACCTGATAGCGAACAGTAGACCAGTCTCGGGTTGATCTCACTAAGGGCCCCGTAGTCGCAACCCAACCTGGAGACTACGCCTGGCCTGAACCCCTCAACAAAGACATCGGCATCGGTGACGAGACGATGGAGTACCTCTTGTGCATCCGGATGCTTGAGGTTGAGGGCAATGCTCCTTTTGTTGCGATTCAGTGCATTGAACGCCGCACGGCGCCTTACTCCAGCCTCGTCGGTGTCGCCGGCCCGCTCGCGTGCCATTCTGCCACCGCCGGGCTCCTCGACCCTAATGACATCGGCGCCAAGGTCACCAAGGGCCATCGTGCAGAACGGCCCTGGAGCCATCCTGGACAGGTCGACCACCTTGATTCCATCCAACGCACCTGGCATTTGATTCTCCTGACGTCAGGACTGTTCGAGGACACCACGCTCCAGCAAGGCGTCAACCGCGGGGTTATCCAAACCAAGAACCTCCCCGAGTATCTCGGAGTTATGCTGGCCGACTAGCGCCTGTGGCATTCTTAACGCACCCGGTGTCTTGGACAGGTGATAGGACAGTCCGTCGTAAGGCATGGGGCCGCACTCCGCGTGCTCCAGCCACTGGAAGAATCCCCTATGTGCAATCTGCGGGTCTTCCCAAAGGTCAGCCTGGCTCTGAACGACACCTGCAGGTACTCCAGCATCCTGCAACTGGACCATCAGCTCACGCGCGGATTTGTCCCGTGTCCACTCGCTGATGAGTCTGTCGATTAGTTCGCCCCGGTCGCGCCTTGCCTCAGCCGTCGAGAAGCGGGGATCTTCTGCCAGCTCCCCCCTGCCCATCTGCACACACAGGGTACGCCACTGGGTGTCGGTTGTGACCGCGATCGCTATCCACTGTTCTCCCTGTCCAGTGTGGCGGCGTTCACGGTCTGCACATC is part of the Dehalococcoidia bacterium genome and encodes:
- a CDS encoding YihY/virulence factor BrkB family protein, which codes for MAVDAVNGAIRATDEITGEATGFVRDAVIGVVESTGRVARVGRPVVKDVVSAAVRSSTEMGGSMPEVSQRAVEGAILGAASVGVHPEDISAQASAGVVEAVRELGGEFQDVVAPAIHGVVIGVVATSGDMFQSTRDTASSLLTSGAQSGEDPTWVARTIVREVIRASRTYGVTSTDAVMGSAQGCVEAAYKLGTETGDAVRIEIMAVIDAPISRLTPTIRDSITDALSELSDEMRDRPHSWRGVAMWRAVKTLLSLNGLDTGAALAYYMLLALFPLVALVIVGLSSFIEASVIRSTVAEVVVFYFPSSKDFLEEAIDHLFEARLFASLIAIGAMLFGAQGLFMAANRGVNRVFDCDPRRMIDVTVSTFGIVFLGVLLFLTSVGLTIVLQVSLNVLEDLPTVGVPLDEFLFLVAKVASVLTPFLIAAIVFIVVYRYLPNREVAWSDATFGGIVTVIIFELAKYSFFWFANIASQRSLLYGSVSSVILLLVWSHVAGVTFLYGAALTKEASNLRP
- a CDS encoding CoA-binding protein, which codes for MTDEIDRILRESETVAVVGMSPRPDRPSHYVAKYLLENGYDIIPVNPEVDEVLGLKSYPDLRSIPRHVDLVDIFRRSSQVPPIVDEAIEIGSQFIWMQDGVIHEESAAKAREAGATVVMDNCTLREHSRRFGTSQSG
- a CDS encoding enoyl-CoA hydratase/isomerase family protein, giving the protein MKFTDIIYEKDDGIAWLTINRPEVYNAIRGRTTDEMGVALKDAGNDQSVRVVVISGSGPNAFCSGRDQGEDRTSPEYSGTDEGLFMELVKHIPKPVIAMVDGYAIGSGNILAYTCDFTVASTRSIFGQTGPRVGSPASGAGVGYLAHVVGQKRAREIWMLTQQYSAQQALEMGLANSVVPHEQLRDETIRYCNLIKNNSPVILQLQKITFNESAEYLEAQPSPTERYASDYPETEESEERRLAFIERRPINPAKNLPITPTEQQASLLE
- the thiL gene encoding thiamine-phosphate kinase, whose amino-acid sequence is MFVRDLGEFDLIDRLESSIRFRNDAQVDLLRNLGIRVEVGIGDDAAAWSYPESKVVGTTDAMVEDIHFIVGRMPWRELGWKALASNLSDVGAMGCSPAFALVTLGLRGDLPVDGLIEMYGGMMDVLELTGGALIGGDVVRSDTFFVSVSLEGFAEAGANVLRRNCAQASDEIAVTGHLGSSAGGLRLILEDGLRDRIDPATSRHLATAHNRPTPRVAEGLALRKLGVRCAMDISDGLTADLTKVCVASGLGARIETGRIPADLHLKSAFPLDWLQLALGGGEDYELVFCAPSATMDRVTNELGSIVSVIGRMVGDNPRVTVVSDDGTEVIVGSAGWDHFSSQNG
- a CDS encoding AMP-binding protein, whose protein sequence is MTSPTQLRSSLVPYDKFPLQDLLNRAINRVPGNVAVIDGDNTYTYSQLGEYSDRLASALVGLGVKPGDRVAILAPNCVEFVISFYGIVKAGAIVTTVNSGYREREIAHQLNDSGAETLIVHPVLKPMSDAARSETPALAREIVMEPDSSDPNSFWGILENASPVPPSIPADPVNDVAVLPYSSGTTGLSKGVMLTHFNLVSNVQQFLNRKDETSVIGANDVLLTHLPLFHIYGMNVLMNSAIGAGCAQVMMGRFDMDEFLGLMSRHRVSVLFTVPPVGLGLTQYPGVADHDLSSVRVGFFGAAPLSAEMQLRIQDVMGFPIIQGYGMTEASPVTHADFLEPHLTRHGSIGPALPDTEQKVVDVETGETELPPNEAGELMVRGPQVMKGYYNNPQATRETLTEDGWLHTGDIVRMDPDGYVWVLDRLKELIKYKGFQVPPAELEGVLLEHPGIADAAVIGKDDLESGEIPKAFVVTTPGTEISAEDVMSFVAERVATFKHVREVEFIDAVPKNPSGKILRRNLVELERSRS
- a CDS encoding beta-lactamase family protein, which codes for MATTTLRPILPTASPESAGLDSERLSRLDRLIGMHISEGRYPGAQIAVARNGRLVKSRTFGRSKVGPADELAEEDTLWLMFSQTKVIVTAALWQLVESGELRFADKISDHVPEFAANGKGDITLFEVISHQGGFPSAEVPEEAWDDHEMLRSVVSDFRLEWTPGSKVHYHGLAAHWVAAVVIEAITGRDYRDHIRSTLLEPIGLDDQIFVGVSEKADSRCADIHEYKDDSMVKSARNTRAWRAAGVPGGGGYGTATGLATFYQMLLAGGVLDGNRVLAPRTIQFAARNHTGDRVDENMGMPMHRGMGPHVRGLTPTIRGLGTLASPATYGHGGAGTSYSWADPESGVSFSYLTNCMAPEPWHSARLDQVSNIVHSSIVEL
- a CDS encoding nicotinate phosphoribosyltransferase — its product is MSVPGSIDPLYVDLYELTMAQAYLQSGQIGHATFSLYFRNFPQNRTYYVFCGLESVISYLENLKFSESDLEVLEELGLFDGILLDYLSSFEFTGSVRAMREGEVFFPNEPVIEVSGPIIECQIAETFLINQVNLESMLATKAARVVEAADGRQVVDFASRRTHGLDAGLKLARASYIAGFDGTSNVRAASDYAIPAVGTMAHSYISTFDSEVTAFSNYAESFPDSSTFLVDTYDTLEGVRSAIQVAQKMHALGSNLRAIRLDSGDMATLSQQAREMLDEAGLQNVRILASSGLDEYSVSDLVSSGARIDGFGVGTRVGASADAPFTDFVYKLVEYEGRPMIKLSEGKVSLPGPKQVFRMYDGEGMFDHDVITHANLTTDKQESRQLLYEVMENGRPKAALPDLNAIRQYHRGQVQRLPPALLGPTSDATYRVEISEQLNALSEQLESGGR
- a CDS encoding carboxymuconolactone decarboxylase family protein, yielding MARLPYVNRDMLTGTAVDTYDRIAETRGSIEPDTPMPNSFRVLLNNPEAAAAVGQLGEYLRLNSSLDPVVREIAILSVAQQTGSGYEWAHHEPVARAVGVRPVVIEGIHSGRAPMGLPAKEGVFAQAAKELVDGGNLTEHTFQAIEHLLGPSGVVDFIVLVGYYAMLATALRALGVDVEEELGSD
- a CDS encoding CoA transferase; amino-acid sequence: MPGALDGIKVVDLSRMAPGPFCTMALGDLGADVIRVEEPGGGRMARERAGDTDEAGVRRRAAFNALNRNKRSIALNLKHPDAQEVLHRLVTDADVFVEGFRPGVVSRLGCDYGALSEINPRLVYCSLSGYGQDGPYSNMVGHDINYISVGGALGVIGTDSGPPVIPYNIIADYAGGGLHAAMAILAALMARQHTGKGQYVDIAMSDGVTYMLASLLSEYFGTGVVPARGEMGLNGGAPYYNVYRCRDGRYISVGCIEPWFWSTLCRTLGREDLIEGQFDGDRSEFVKSELASVFAGKDRDEWWELLSVVDNIAVAKVSSLDEVVTDAQNLHREMVLEAGEIDGVTVRQVGIGPKLSDTPGSVRYLGSTVGQHTSEILGELGYSQEQVAGMRDSGAAE